One genomic window of Bacillus sp. S3 includes the following:
- a CDS encoding urease accessory protein UreF — MNDQMLSLFQLCDSNFPTGAFSHSYGLETYIQEDRVHDQATFLEWLHVYVNEQLIYSDGLASRLVYEALEQGDLDKVWKLDRMLNVQNLPRETRDGTGRMGDRMLKLVESLYDIPVLAAYRERIDSKRSFGHPAIVFTMVGHYLGVLKETTTLYYLYSTVSSLVQNAVRAIPLGQTAGQKTIQQFHQELLKSAEKIQCLTEEDFGIVSPGLELSQMKHERVNIRIFMS; from the coding sequence ATGAATGATCAAATGTTGTCCTTATTTCAGCTTTGTGATTCGAACTTTCCAACAGGGGCATTCAGTCACTCCTATGGTCTTGAAACCTATATTCAAGAGGACAGAGTCCATGATCAAGCGACATTCTTGGAGTGGCTTCATGTCTATGTCAACGAGCAGCTCATCTATTCAGATGGGCTAGCTTCCCGGCTGGTGTATGAGGCGTTAGAGCAGGGAGACCTGGACAAGGTGTGGAAATTGGACCGGATGCTGAACGTTCAAAATCTGCCGCGGGAAACGAGAGATGGAACAGGGCGGATGGGGGACCGAATGCTAAAGCTTGTCGAATCGCTCTATGACATTCCGGTTCTGGCAGCCTACCGCGAGCGGATTGATAGCAAGAGGTCGTTCGGTCACCCTGCGATTGTGTTTACAATGGTGGGTCATTATCTTGGAGTTTTGAAAGAAACTACTACCCTGTATTATTTGTATTCTACCGTTTCCAGTCTTGTTCAAAATGCGGTTCGGGCCATTCCGTTAGGGCAAACGGCCGGCCAGAAAACGATTCAGCAGTTTCATCAGGAACTACTTAAATCAGCTGAAAAAATTCAATGTTTAACCGAAGAAGATTTTGGGATTGTATCTCCCGGTCTGGAATTATCACAAATGAAGCATGAACGTGTGAATATTCGTATATTTATGTCTTAG
- a CDS encoding PadR family transcriptional regulator — protein sequence MIAINTLGYAILGVIGRSPCTGYELVNYLDSIWPAKHSQIYPLLTKLEDKGLLVHEFVEQMGRPNKKIFSITEKGKQALEKWSAKTPSDPVNRDEFLIKVYSFWLTEEEKSIKLVYDRIAKLEESVTSLSDKIQEMEQTQELDTTSKNFGRYLLFHRKFRLAQEEKAWCQWVLNLLKNKKVNIPLLSITFAGKLLQYGIGAEGRFLCFILG from the coding sequence GTGATTGCTATCAATACTCTAGGATATGCGATTCTTGGTGTTATTGGCAGAAGTCCTTGTACCGGATACGAATTAGTGAATTATTTAGATTCCATATGGCCGGCCAAGCATAGTCAAATTTATCCGCTGTTAACCAAGTTGGAGGATAAGGGGCTTCTAGTCCATGAATTTGTCGAACAAATGGGAAGGCCAAATAAAAAGATCTTTTCCATTACCGAAAAGGGGAAACAGGCGTTAGAAAAGTGGAGTGCAAAAACACCGTCTGACCCCGTCAATAGAGATGAGTTCCTCATCAAGGTCTATTCTTTCTGGTTAACGGAAGAGGAAAAATCTATAAAATTAGTCTATGACCGGATCGCAAAATTGGAAGAATCCGTCACTTCACTGTCTGACAAAATCCAAGAAATGGAGCAGACCCAAGAACTGGACACGACTTCTAAGAACTTTGGCCGTTACCTTCTATTCCACCGGAAATTCAGACTCGCCCAAGAAGAAAAAGCCTGGTGCCAATGGGTCCTAAACCTGCTCAAAAACAAAAAAGTAAACATCCCCCTCCTATCCATCACCTTTGCAGGAAAACTCCTCCAATATGGGATTGGAGCAGAGGGACGGTTCT
- the ureG gene encoding urease accessory protein UreG: protein MEVVKIGVGGPVGAGKTMLVEKLTRHLQDEISMAVVTNDIYTKEDAKFLMKNGVLPADRIIGVETGGCPHTAIREDASMNFAAIEELQEKHPDVELIFVESGGDNLAATFSPELVDFSIYIIDVAQGEKIPRKGGQGMIKSDLFIINKTDLAPFVGASLEVMESDTKVFRGNKPFVFTNLKENKGLDQVIDWIKKNALLKGLE, encoded by the coding sequence ATGGAAGTAGTGAAAATTGGTGTAGGCGGACCTGTTGGAGCAGGCAAGACGATGTTAGTGGAGAAATTAACCCGTCATTTACAAGATGAAATTAGTATGGCTGTTGTGACCAACGATATTTATACCAAGGAGGATGCCAAATTCTTAATGAAAAATGGCGTACTTCCAGCTGACCGCATCATTGGCGTGGAAACAGGCGGCTGCCCTCATACTGCCATCCGTGAGGATGCTTCTATGAATTTTGCAGCGATTGAGGAATTACAGGAGAAGCACCCGGATGTGGAACTTATTTTTGTCGAAAGCGGCGGGGATAACTTAGCAGCTACTTTCAGCCCAGAGCTTGTTGATTTTTCCATTTATATTATTGATGTAGCGCAAGGGGAAAAAATTCCGCGTAAAGGCGGCCAGGGAATGATTAAATCTGATTTATTTATTATCAACAAAACTGATTTAGCTCCGTTCGTAGGTGCTAGCCTTGAGGTGATGGAATCGGACACAAAGGTGTTCCGCGGCAACAAGCCTTTTGTGTTTACTAATTTAAAAGAAAATAAAGGTCTTGATCAAGTTATTGACTGGATTAAGAAAAATGCGCTCTTAAAAGGATTGGAGTAA
- the ureE gene encoding urease accessory protein UreE, translating into MIIEQIVTNIEQMEKEEVEKRHIEKVYLESAHLVKRIQRVTTDHGHEIGIRLKEPRDLLAGDVIYMDDKNMIVIDVISDDLLIICPRSLNEMGTIAHQLGNRHLPAQFEGDEMLVQYDYLVEELLQNLQIPYKREERKVKQAFRHIGHSHE; encoded by the coding sequence TTGATAATTGAACAAATCGTGACAAATATTGAACAAATGGAAAAAGAAGAGGTAGAAAAGCGTCATATCGAAAAAGTTTACCTCGAAAGCGCTCATTTAGTGAAACGGATTCAACGTGTTACAACAGATCACGGCCATGAAATCGGAATCCGCTTGAAGGAACCGCGTGATCTTCTTGCTGGTGATGTTATATATATGGATGATAAAAACATGATTGTCATCGATGTAATCTCAGATGATTTATTGATTATTTGCCCGCGCAGCCTGAATGAAATGGGAACGATTGCCCATCAATTAGGCAATCGCCACCTGCCGGCCCAATTTGAAGGGGACGAGATGCTTGTTCAGTACGATTATCTTGTAGAAGAATTGCTGCAAAATTTACAGATTCCTTACAAACGTGAGGAACGAAAAGTGAAACAGGCCTTTCGTCATATAGGGCACAGCCATGAATGA
- a CDS encoding urease accessory protein UreD, translating into MEDWTGVLRLGSEARDGKTIGKDVYFQGAFKVMRPIYHDDSGQACYYILNPGGGYLDGDRYQMNISLEKQAKLTLTTQSATKIYKSPHSYAYQEAEFRLKEGSYLEYIPDPLIGYRHARYKQKNVFYLEKGCSLLYSDIITPGWSPDGDQFSYDWLQLINEIYMDDELVVFDHIKLNPASKNMDGIGLMEGYSHLGSMMVIEEKTNPDLLDRLYQTLPHDPNECKIGMSMLSVPGFTIRVLANTTQTIEKIFADVHSVLSQEWFQKTPSFLRKY; encoded by the coding sequence ATGGAGGACTGGACAGGAGTTTTACGTTTAGGTAGTGAAGCAAGAGACGGGAAGACGATTGGGAAGGATGTGTATTTCCAAGGGGCGTTTAAAGTCATGCGCCCCATCTACCATGATGATTCCGGGCAGGCCTGCTATTATATTTTAAATCCAGGCGGCGGTTATTTAGACGGAGACCGCTACCAAATGAATATTTCCTTAGAGAAGCAGGCGAAGCTAACCTTAACCACCCAATCGGCAACGAAAATTTATAAGTCGCCTCACTCGTATGCCTATCAGGAAGCTGAATTCCGCTTGAAGGAAGGCAGTTATCTTGAATATATTCCCGATCCACTTATCGGTTATCGACATGCACGTTACAAACAAAAAAACGTGTTTTATTTAGAAAAAGGGTGTTCCCTCCTCTACTCCGATATCATTACCCCTGGATGGTCGCCTGACGGAGATCAATTTAGCTATGATTGGCTTCAGCTCATTAATGAAATATATATGGACGACGAGCTGGTTGTATTTGATCATATTAAATTAAATCCAGCCTCGAAAAATATGGACGGTATTGGTTTGATGGAGGGCTACTCACACTTGGGGTCGATGATGGTGATTGAGGAGAAAACGAATCCTGACTTGCTTGATCGCTTATATCAGACTTTGCCCCACGACCCAAATGAATGTAAAATAGGGATGTCGATGCTTTCTGTTCCGGGGTTTACGATTCGGGTATTAGCCAATACCACCCAAACCATTGAAAAAATATTTGCCGACGTACATTCGGTTCTAAGTCAAGAATGGTTTCAAAAAACGCCTAGTTTTTTAAGAAAATATTAA
- a CDS encoding sulfite exporter TauE/SafE family protein has product MDATLLSVLALGLILGIKHAIEPDHVIAVSTIASQSKKLWQASLAGVFWGIGHTATLFVVGIIVILMKGEIPEKWAMSLEFLVGIMLVALGIKTIISFTNIHIHSHKHDGDVEEHKHVHSHINSGEHDHQHQHRKVTYLGSMMIGLVHGLAGSGAMILLTLSTVKNALEAAVYILIFGLGTVIGMLFFTTIIGIPFVLSKKRTSISRSLGLFTGVISTIFGVYYMYSIGVTEGLLHLWL; this is encoded by the coding sequence ATGGATGCTACATTATTGTCCGTCCTGGCATTGGGGCTGATTTTGGGAATTAAGCACGCGATTGAACCAGATCATGTGATTGCGGTTTCAACAATTGCAAGCCAAAGTAAAAAGTTATGGCAGGCTTCTTTAGCTGGAGTATTTTGGGGGATTGGCCATACTGCCACGTTATTTGTCGTCGGTATTATTGTCATTTTGATGAAGGGTGAAATACCGGAGAAATGGGCCATGTCGTTAGAATTTTTAGTGGGCATCATGCTGGTTGCGCTGGGAATAAAAACGATTATTTCTTTTACAAATATCCATATCCACTCACATAAACATGATGGAGATGTTGAGGAACATAAGCATGTCCATTCCCATATAAATAGCGGCGAACATGATCACCAGCATCAGCATAGGAAGGTGACGTATTTAGGATCAATGATGATTGGTTTGGTTCATGGTCTTGCAGGGAGCGGGGCGATGATTTTGTTAACGTTGAGTACGGTAAAAAACGCTCTAGAAGCCGCTGTTTATATCCTCATATTTGGTTTAGGAACGGTGATCGGCATGCTTTTCTTTACGACCATTATTGGAATTCCCTTTGTGTTGAGCAAGAAACGTACGAGTATCAGTAGGTCGTTAGGATTATTTACCGGTGTCATTAGTACTATTTTTGGTGTATACTATATGTATAGTATTGGTGTTACTGAAGGTTTATTACACCTCTGGTTATAA